The following are from one region of the Corylus avellana chromosome ca1, CavTom2PMs-1.0 genome:
- the LOC132181169 gene encoding cyclic nucleotide-gated ion channel 1-like: MSQRGRRQENRERKSDIEKQLGSQDDGVDLGGNKTNLDPTGELIFKWHAMFVVSCVIAVSMDPLFFYLPVINQADKCVRLDKRLKITAICLRSVFDMIYFANIILEFVCPYIDEDASRISGRTEIVTNARLIAKRYLKTYFAIDIFAILPIPQVSVPIIFSKMSSSKFLGALAVLLAFVLLQYWPRVLRIYLSWRNLIESSRELARRVWIKAAFYIFLYILASHVLGAFWYFFSIQRETFCWHVACENHIGCAPSSFKCGRNFGNYTFLDDNCPPQSSNITLVDFGIFLEAHQSGIGLSSNILPRIMHCFWWGLRNLSSLGQNLQTSSYFLENCFSAYISIFGLLLFLYFIGTVQTYMQIATEKSEEITQNMKHKELDIKLWMSRNKLPDEMKERIISCIQHRLKENKDFDTEKPIPHLSNINLVKEIKRHLCLPLLKKVQSLNNESEYLLRLICESLKPLYYNEESYILREGEPLTAMLFITQGSVCCFKTSNGENGEGIVSGAECIEKGQFYGEQVLKWGFNSSFSPRLSDLPISTKTVKALTKVEAFALTANNLKNLVVRQSQATSAAKGFAQAVRRRLNERKNENPPKKA; this comes from the exons GTTCCCAGGATGATGGAGTTGATTTAGGAGGAAACAAGACAAATCTTGACCCAACGGGGGAGCTCATTTTTAAGTGGCATGCGATGTTTGTAGTGTCTTGCGTGATTGCAGTATCAATGGACCCTTTGTTCTTTTACCTTCCTGTCATCAACCAAGCTGACAAGTGTGTTAGGCTAGACAAAAGATTAAAGATCACAGCTATTTGTTTGCGATCGGTCTTCGATATGATTTATTTTGCGAATATCATTTTGGAATTTGTTTGTCCTTATATAGACGAGGACGCTAGCCGTATATCTGGACGAACTGAGATTGTTACAAATGCTCGATTAATAGCAAAGAGGTACTTGAAGACGTACTTCGCAATTGACATCTTCGCTATTCTTCCAATCCCACAG GTTTCAGTTccaataatattttcaaaaatgagCAGCTCAAAATTTTTGGGCGCATTGGCGGTCCTACTCGCCTTTGTTTTGTTGCAATATTGGCCAAGAGTTCTCCGAATCTACCTATCATGGAGGAATCTTATCGAAAGTTCCAGAGAACTTGCTAGAAGAGTATGGATCAAAGctgcattttatatttttctatacaTCCTTGCCAGCCAT GTACTTGGTGCCTTTTGGTACTTTTTCTCTATCCAACGAGAGACATTTTGCTGGCACGTAGCCTGTGAAAATCATATTGGATGCGCACCAAGTTCTTTTAAATGTGGTCGCAATTTTGGGAATTACACATTTTTAGATGATAATTGTCCTCCACAATCATCAAATATAACACTTGTTGACTTTGGAATATTTCTTGAAGCCCATCAATCTGGTATTGGCTTGTCCTCAAATATTCTTCCAAGGATCATGCACTGTTTCTGGTGGGGCCTCCGAAATTTGAG TTCTCTTGGTCAAAACCTTCAAACGAGTAGCTATTTCTTGGAAAACTGCTTCTCAGCTTATATTTCGATCTTTGGTTTGCTATTGTTTTTGTACTTCATCGGTACTGTGCAG ACATACATGCAGATAGCAACTGAGAAGTCGGAGGAGATTACACAAAATATGAAACATAAAGAATTAGACATAAAGTTATGGATGTCTAGAAACAAGCTTCCTGATGAAATGAAAGAGCGGATCATCTCTTGTATACAGCACCGactgaaagaaaataaagattttgATACGGAGAAACCGATCCCTCATCTTTCTAATATAAATCTTGTAAAGGAGATTAAGCGTCATCTTTGCTTACCTCTGCTAAAAAAG GTGCAAAGTCTTAATAATGAAAGTGAATATCTACTGCGATTGATCTGCGAATCTCTCAAGCCATTGTACTACAATGAGGAGAGCTATATTCTCCGAGAAGGAGAACCACTTACTGCGATGCTCTTCATCACGCAAGGCAGTGTATGTTGCTTCAAAACTAGTAATGGTGAGAATGGTGAGGGAATCGTCTCAGGCGCTGAGTGTATTGAAAAGGGTCAATTCTACGGAGAACAAGTTCTAAAGTGGGGGTTCAACAGCTCCTTCTCACCCAGACTATCTGACCTCCCAATCTCCACCAAAACTGTCAAAGCCCTTACAAAAGTTGAAGCCTTTGCTTTAACAGCCAATAACTTGAAAAATCTGGTTGTCAGGCAATCCCAAGCAACTTCTGCTGCAAAAGGCTTTGCACAAGCAGTTCGCAGGCGCCTTAATGAAAGGAAGAATGAAAATCCTCCCAAAAAGGCTTAA
- the LOC132186970 gene encoding spermine synthase, producing the protein MEGGAGRGLECQKIMDGKASNGNGSGKVIPSCCLKAMASVPELEAKCHSTVVSGWFSETHCSGKASKKVYFNNPMWPGEAHSLKVDKVLYKGKSDFQEVLVFESSTYGKVLVLDGIVQLTEKDECAYQEMIAHLPLCSILSPKTVLVVGGGDGGVLREISRHTSVEQIDICEIDKMVIDVSKRFFPELAVGFEDPRVHLHIGDAADFLRHAPKGKYDAIIVDSSDPVGPAQELVEKPFFETAARALRPGGVLCNMAESMWLHTHLIQDMISVCRETFKGSVHYAWASVPTYPSGVIGFLICSTEGPPVDFVNPVNPIEKLEGALKHKRELRFYNSEMHSAAFALPSFLKREVSSLRNSPTPAQGKGICVS; encoded by the exons atgGAGGGCGGCGCAGGAAGAGGTTTGGAATGCCAGAAGATTATGGATGGGAAGGCGAGTAACGGGAATGGCTCGGGGAAGGTTATACCATCCTGTTGCTTGAAGGCTATGGCTTCAGTCCCTGAGCTCGAGGCAAAATGCCATTCTACTGTTGTTTCTGGGTGGTTTTCAGAAACTCATTGCTCTG GGAAAGCTAGCAAAAAGGTTTATTTTAACAACCCGATGTGGCCTG GAGAAGCCCATTCACTAAAAGTGGACAAGGTTTTGTACAAGGGAAAGTCAGACTTCCAAGAGGTCCTGGTTTTTGAG TCCTCAACATATGGGAAAGTCCTTGTACTTGATGGCATTGTTCAACTGACGGAGAAAGATGAATGCGCCTACCAGGAGATGATTGCTCATCTTCCTCTTTGTTCAATTCTGTCCCCCAAAACT gttttggtTGTcggtggtggtgatggtggaGTTCTTAGAGAAATTTCTCGCCATACCTCTGTGGAGCAAATTGATATATGTGAGATAGATAAGATGGTCATTGAT gtCTCAAAAAGGTTTTTTCCCGAGTTAGCTGTTGGCTTTGAGGATCCTCGCGTCCACCTTCATATTGGTGATG cTGCTGATTTTCTTCGGCATGCACCCAAAGGGAAGTATGACGCTATCATTGTTGATTCATCAGACCCTGTGG GTCCTGCTCAGGAGCTTGTGGAGAAGCCTTTTTTTGAGACAGCAGCTAGAGCATTAAGGCCTGGTGGTGTTCTCTGTAACATGGCAGAAAGCATGTGGCTTCATACACATCTTATTCAGGATATGATCTCTGTTTGCCGTGAAACATTCAAGGGTTCTGTTCATTATGCCTGGGCCAGTGTCCCAACATATCCAAG TGGTGTGATAGGATTTCTTATATGCTCAACCGAGGGGCCACCTGTTGATTTTGTAAATCCTGTCAATCCTATTGAGAAATTAGAAGGAGCTCTCAAGCATAAAAGAGAACTAAGGTTCTACAACTCAGAG ATGCATTCTGCTGCCTTTGCCTTGCCATCCTTTCTGAAAAGGGAGGTGAGCTCGCTTCGTAATTCTCCAACCCCAGCACAAGGAAAAGGAATATGTGTTTCCTAG